Proteins from one Pseudobdellovibrionaceae bacterium genomic window:
- a CDS encoding ABC transporter ATP-binding protein: MSETLLKVDNLEVFYGSIQALKGISFEVRKGEVVSLIGANGAGKTTTLRALSGMVPARGTIAFKGKAINDVPAHLRVPMGLAQSPEGRGIFPQMSVLENLQMGAFTRKDKEQIAKDMEHCFQLFPRLRERKAQMTGTLSGGEQQMVAISRAMMSKPDLLLLDEPSLGLAPLIVAQIFDIVKQLNKEGVTVLLVEQNARMALQVSHRAYVIETGKITLSGRGEDLLNDDAVRRSYLGI, translated from the coding sequence ATGTCCGAGACGTTATTGAAAGTCGACAATCTGGAAGTGTTCTATGGCTCGATTCAGGCCCTGAAAGGGATCAGCTTCGAAGTTCGTAAGGGCGAGGTCGTCTCGTTGATCGGTGCGAACGGGGCCGGCAAGACGACGACTCTGCGGGCGCTGTCGGGCATGGTTCCCGCCCGTGGCACGATCGCCTTCAAAGGAAAAGCGATCAACGACGTTCCCGCTCACTTGCGCGTGCCCATGGGCTTGGCGCAGTCGCCGGAAGGCCGCGGGATCTTCCCGCAGATGAGTGTACTCGAGAATCTGCAGATGGGCGCCTTCACCCGTAAGGACAAAGAACAGATCGCCAAGGACATGGAGCACTGTTTTCAGCTGTTCCCGCGTCTGCGCGAGCGCAAAGCGCAAATGACCGGCACCTTGTCGGGCGGTGAGCAGCAGATGGTCGCGATTTCGCGCGCCATGATGTCGAAGCCCGATCTGCTTCTGCTGGACGAGCCCTCGCTGGGGTTGGCTCCGCTCATCGTGGCGCAGATTTTCGATATCGTGAAGCAGCTGAACAAAGAGGGCGTCACCGTCTTGCTCGTCGAGCAGAATGCCCGCATGGCGCTTCAGGTCTCGCACCGCGCTTACGTCATCGAGACCGGGAAGATCACCCTGTCGGGTCGTGGTGAAGACCTGTTGAACGACGACGCCGTTCGCCGATCTTATCTCGGAATCTAA
- a CDS encoding ABC transporter ATP-binding protein has protein sequence MSANLLEARKISIQFGGLKAVDSLEFAVRQGELMGLIGPNGAGKTTCFNMLTGVYQPTEGEVYFNGQSIKGLKPYQVSRLGMTRTFQNIRLFRDLNVVENVMVAGTQHLSYGIAHPVVQSKSYFEQEKKLRDEAMSLLSIFGLEKKAHEESTSLPYGEQRKLEIVRALATRPKMICLDEPAAGMNHSETEDLMHTIAKIRKEFNLTVMLIEHDMKLVMGICERIVVLDHGTKIEEGTPDVIQKSAAVIEAYLGAGAAEGGH, from the coding sequence ATGTCCGCAAATCTACTTGAAGCCCGTAAAATTTCGATTCAGTTCGGTGGTTTGAAAGCCGTGGACTCTTTGGAGTTCGCGGTCCGTCAGGGTGAACTCATGGGATTGATCGGCCCGAACGGCGCCGGCAAGACCACTTGCTTCAACATGCTGACCGGCGTGTACCAACCCACCGAAGGTGAAGTGTACTTCAACGGTCAATCGATCAAGGGTCTGAAGCCTTATCAAGTTTCGCGCTTGGGCATGACTCGTACCTTCCAGAATATCCGCCTTTTCCGTGATTTGAACGTCGTCGAAAACGTCATGGTCGCGGGCACGCAGCACTTGTCCTACGGCATCGCCCATCCCGTCGTGCAGTCGAAGTCTTACTTCGAACAAGAGAAGAAGCTGCGTGATGAAGCCATGTCTTTGCTTTCGATCTTCGGACTCGAAAAGAAGGCGCATGAAGAGTCGACCTCGCTCCCCTACGGTGAGCAGCGGAAACTCGAAATCGTGCGTGCCTTGGCGACCCGCCCGAAGATGATCTGTCTGGATGAGCCCGCGGCGGGCATGAACCACTCGGAAACCGAGGACCTCATGCACACCATCGCGAAAATCCGCAAAGAGTTTAACCTGACCGTGATGTTGATCGAGCATGATATGAAGCTCGTCATGGGAATCTGCGAACGTATCGTCGTTCTGGATCACGGCACCAAAATCGAAGAAGGCACGCCGGATGTGATTCAAAAATCCGCCGCCGTCATCGAAGCCTACCTCGGCGCCGGCGCCGCGGAAGGGGGACACTAA
- a CDS encoding branched-chain amino acid ABC transporter permease: MPTESIWRRPLVVFLFLLVLGFVTDFALDSFIQFTMIVIMINMILGMSLNLVNGFTGQFSLGHAGFMAVGAYTSAYLAEQWFTHVGPITGAMQLVMFPLFGVCAGLMAALAGLLVGLPSLRLRGDYLAIVTLGFAEIIRVTLLNTEAVGAARGFYDVKGPDNWMLGPIEVSRFLTSYGLALFWVLVTFYVIWRVVRSGHGRAFLSVRDDEIAAEAMGINTVRAKVQAFAISSFFAGIAGSIFAHYMNYLNPQTFVFTKSVDAVIIVVLGGMGSLSGSLFAAAIVTVIPELLRPLQEIIGIDLRMLIYALLLILMMILRPRGLFGSQELSEILRKYVRKST, from the coding sequence ATGCCGACCGAATCCATCTGGAGACGTCCCCTCGTCGTATTCTTATTCCTTCTGGTCCTGGGCTTCGTGACCGACTTCGCCCTCGATTCGTTCATCCAGTTCACGATGATCGTCATCATGATCAATATGATCTTGGGAATGTCGCTGAACCTCGTGAATGGATTCACCGGCCAGTTCTCGCTGGGCCATGCGGGATTCATGGCGGTGGGCGCCTACACCTCGGCCTACCTTGCCGAGCAGTGGTTCACTCACGTCGGCCCCATCACCGGCGCCATGCAGCTTGTGATGTTCCCCCTGTTCGGTGTTTGCGCGGGCTTGATGGCGGCCTTGGCGGGCCTCTTGGTCGGCCTGCCTTCGCTGCGTCTGCGCGGGGACTACTTGGCCATCGTCACTTTGGGTTTTGCCGAGATCATCCGCGTGACCTTACTGAACACCGAAGCGGTCGGCGCCGCCCGCGGCTTCTACGACGTGAAAGGTCCCGACAACTGGATGCTCGGACCGATCGAGGTCTCGCGCTTTTTGACTTCGTACGGGCTGGCGCTCTTCTGGGTCCTGGTCACTTTCTACGTGATCTGGCGCGTGGTTCGTTCGGGTCACGGCCGCGCGTTCCTGAGCGTCCGCGATGACGAAATCGCGGCGGAAGCGATGGGGATCAATACCGTCCGCGCCAAGGTCCAAGCCTTCGCGATCTCGAGCTTCTTTGCCGGTATCGCGGGCTCGATCTTCGCGCACTATATGAACTACCTGAATCCGCAGACCTTCGTTTTCACGAAGTCCGTCGACGCGGTGATCATCGTGGTTTTGGGCGGAATGGGAAGTCTGTCGGGCTCGCTGTTCGCGGCGGCCATCGTCACCGTCATTCCCGAACTGCTTCGCCCCCTGCAGGAGATCATCGGGATCGACCTGCGGATGTTGATTTACGCCCTGTTACTCATCTTGATGATGATTCTGCGCCCGCGCGGCCTTTTCGGCAGCCAGGAACTGAGCGAGATTCTGAGGAAGTATGTCCGCAAATCTACTTGA
- a CDS encoding branched-chain amino acid ABC transporter permease: MNDFIQHILNGLSLGSIYALIALGYTMVYGILQLINFAHSDVYMMGAFGSYYVAMYLGIDRQPGLSTLAILLGSAMLVCALIGLTIERLAYRPLRNAPKLNILITAIGVSLFLQYFAQAVFGADPKVFPQVLHNETLFNIAAVEVKTLDVAVFAVTIITMVVLNFVIYRTKMGQAMRAVAQNMRVAALMGVNPNRVISITFMVGSALAGVGSVLVGMKYPKIDPLMGTMIGLKAFVAAVLGGIGNLPGAVLGGLLMGFSEEMVVAYWSSTYRDALAFGILIVILIFKPAGLMGRSTTEKV, from the coding sequence ATGAATGATTTTATCCAGCACATCCTGAACGGCCTGAGTCTGGGAAGCATCTACGCTCTCATCGCTCTGGGCTACACCATGGTCTACGGCATCTTGCAGCTCATCAACTTCGCCCACTCGGACGTCTACATGATGGGAGCTTTCGGCTCCTACTACGTCGCGATGTATTTGGGTATCGACCGCCAACCCGGTTTGTCGACACTCGCGATCCTGCTGGGCTCGGCGATGCTTGTCTGCGCGCTGATCGGACTGACGATCGAACGCCTGGCTTACCGCCCCCTGCGGAACGCGCCGAAGTTGAATATCCTGATCACGGCGATCGGGGTCAGCCTTTTCCTGCAGTACTTCGCGCAAGCGGTGTTCGGCGCGGACCCGAAAGTGTTCCCGCAAGTTCTGCATAACGAAACGCTCTTCAACATCGCGGCGGTCGAAGTGAAAACGCTCGACGTCGCCGTCTTCGCGGTCACCATCATCACGATGGTGGTCCTGAACTTCGTGATCTACCGCACGAAGATGGGACAGGCGATGCGCGCGGTGGCGCAAAACATGCGGGTCGCCGCCTTGATGGGCGTGAATCCGAACCGCGTGATCTCGATCACGTTCATGGTCGGCTCGGCCTTGGCCGGTGTCGGCTCGGTGCTCGTGGGAATGAAGTACCCCAAAATCGATCCCTTGATGGGAACGATGATCGGCCTGAAGGCGTTCGTCGCCGCGGTCTTGGGCGGCATCGGGAATTTGCCCGGCGCGGTTCTGGGTGGACTCCTGATGGGCTTTTCCGAGGAAATGGTCGTCGCTTACTGGTCCTCGACTTACCGTGACGCTTTGGCGTTCGGGATCTTGATCGTCATCCTGATCTTCAAACCGGCGGGCCTGATGGGTCGCTCCACCACGGAGAAAGTCTAA
- a CDS encoding ABC transporter substrate-binding protein encodes MITRRSLGFVVLSATLALATGCTKRNKNEIVIGHFGSMTGAEATFGKSTDEGIRLAVEETNAAGGIKGKQIRLITMDNQGKAEEAAAVATRLIEQEKVTALLGEVASSRSLAVAPIAQKKKVPMITPSSTNPRVTEMGDYIFRTCFIDPFQGLVMAKFAYENLKLRKVAVLRAVNSDYSMGLSKVFVEKFTEMGGQIVADTSYQSQDVDFKAQLTQIKSAGPEGIFIPGYYTEIGLIARQAAELGLKIPLMGGDGWDSPKLFEIGQETINGNYFSNHYSNESSDPVAVAFMESFKKRFNKSPDGLSAAGYDAAKVLFAAMEKAPDLSGPAIRDAIAATKDYPGVTGTITINQQRNAVKSAVVVQVQGTTNKYITTINP; translated from the coding sequence ATGATCACTCGGCGGTCCCTCGGTTTTGTCGTCCTTTCAGCCACTCTTGCACTCGCTACCGGCTGCACCAAACGCAACAAAAATGAAATCGTCATCGGCCACTTCGGCTCGATGACCGGTGCGGAAGCCACGTTCGGCAAGTCCACCGACGAAGGCATCCGTTTGGCCGTCGAAGAGACGAACGCCGCCGGCGGGATCAAAGGCAAACAGATTCGCCTGATCACCATGGACAACCAAGGGAAAGCCGAAGAGGCCGCCGCCGTGGCCACCCGTCTGATCGAGCAAGAAAAAGTCACCGCGCTGCTCGGCGAAGTCGCAAGTTCGCGCTCGCTGGCCGTCGCGCCGATCGCGCAGAAAAAGAAAGTTCCGATGATCACGCCCTCGTCGACGAATCCGCGCGTGACCGAAATGGGCGACTACATCTTCCGGACCTGCTTCATCGATCCGTTCCAGGGGCTCGTCATGGCGAAATTCGCGTACGAGAACCTGAAGCTCCGCAAAGTCGCGGTTCTGCGCGCGGTGAACTCGGATTACTCGATGGGACTTTCGAAAGTCTTCGTCGAAAAGTTCACGGAGATGGGCGGGCAAATCGTCGCGGACACGAGCTACCAATCCCAGGACGTCGACTTCAAAGCCCAATTGACCCAAATCAAGTCCGCCGGTCCCGAAGGGATCTTCATTCCGGGCTACTACACCGAAATCGGACTGATCGCCCGCCAAGCCGCAGAGCTCGGTCTGAAAATCCCCCTCATGGGCGGCGACGGATGGGACTCCCCGAAGCTCTTCGAAATCGGTCAAGAAACCATTAACGGGAACTACTTCTCGAACCACTACTCCAACGAATCGAGCGATCCCGTCGCGGTGGCGTTCATGGAGTCGTTCAAAAAACGTTTCAACAAGTCGCCCGACGGACTGTCGGCGGCGGGCTACGACGCCGCGAAGGTGCTTTTCGCCGCGATGGAGAAAGCCCCCGATCTTTCGGGCCCCGCGATCCGTGACGCGATCGCCGCAACAAAGGATTACCCCGGGGTCACCGGAACCATTACCATTAATCAGCAACGGAACGCCGTGAAGAGCGCGGTGGTGGTTCAAGTCCAAGGGACCACCAACAAGTACATCACGACCATCAACCCTTAA